The nucleotide sequence TCAGATGTTCCCTCGTCACCCAGCTTATCCACAATCGTTCCTAGGTCGAGGTAATAGCTCACAACCTTCCACTTGTTCTCTTCCCCTTTGCTAATGTACAACACTAAAAAATGAACACCCGTCCACACTATATTAATTGGTACCATATGTAAAACGGTGTTCTTAGGCTTTAAAGAGCCCAGTGCATGAACTGCCCCTTCAGTAGATATCATTATGACGTCGTTCACGCCTTGCACAATAATAGCAAAGAACGTCATAAAGTACGCAACTTTCGATATTTTATTGCAAGGTAAAAACTGTGTGGCATCTATCGTTCTTGTTCTAGATCCAGAGACATTGTATTCACGAAGTATGCAGTCACTGTCAACAGAGATGACAAACTCTTTGTATGAACCCGTGCCTGGATAATGTGCGGTAAGACTGGTTATCCAAGAGCCTTCAGGTAGATCATCAATCATCAAGGATGAGACTGATCCTACAGAATCATACAACGAACCTGTCCATTGAGGATGTACAATGAACACCGTATTACCTACAGCAAACAATTGGTGGGATCGTCCCTCATAATACATGCCTATGTTGGACATAACTACTGGATTGCATCGATTGGCAATCTTCACATGATGCTTAAACCGCTCGTTGCTTGTATCATTCAGATCAACAAAAACAAGCAGAACATTTCCGTTTAAATGCCTTTCGTCATGCATGTGTAGTAAGAGGGTTGCTGCAACAGTTGTAGTTCCTACCAGGGTGCTTTCTGCTATGGTACCAAATAGTCCATCATTTGGTATTTTCCTGTACAAGAGATCATCTGAAATGATATCCAACAATACACTGTGACGATCTAATTGTTTCTTAAAATATATGGTCTGTTTCATTGCTGCGTTTATGGTTTGAAGCTCTTGCAGTGTGCTTTTCGCAGTTAAGTCATTTAATTTACCCAAATGCTCCAATTCCTCCTCGAGAACTTGAACATCTCGTTTTGTCTTCATCATCCGTTTTTTGTCCGATAATTCTTTTCGATCTACCTCTGCTATAAGGTCTCTCTTGCATTTACTTATGTTTTCCATCAAGTCCAAGCAATCCTTTCGAATTAGTGATGGTATGTCTTCTCCATATTCGTCAGTgatatttttccttttattcACTAAATTTTCAACGGATTTGGGATTTTCCTTAATTGACTCAATTTCTGTTGGGTTACCTGCAATCAATTTGTCGTGCTTGTTATGCTCAATAGCATAACATTCGGGACAGACTTTGGTGTTACATTTTACGCAGAAATGTGTCATAGTTTGATCCTCGTGAATGTGACAAGATGACCTGTACTCTGCaaagaaaccaaaaacaagATTAATAGAATTGATTTAAGTGCACAACTGGATGCAAACAATTAtgccacattttttttttttttaagaagaaaCAATGTAATGTATGTCAATCTATGAAGTGTGTTTACCTTAAACGTATTTTATCACGTTTGAACAAGCTTTTGAGGTAACCTATGTTGGTAAATTAACCTCTTTTTTGATAATTGGATAGACAGTATTATTTATACTGAGTGGTCTATGTTCAGGTTGAAACTTGACTGCTAAGTGTTCCGATTACATTACATAGACTACATAAATAACAGTAAACAATACGAATGGACAATTTTGACATAGACATTGAAGAAGCATTGGAATTAATTTCGATGCTTTAAATTCCCATTGTATGTAGTTTATTAGATTGGCTGGTTCAAATTAATGTCAAATCATACACAAGTTAGAAATAATATACTCTGCGTGCTAAATATAACTTAATTTATACTATTCTCTCTTTTGTGTTTCCTTCCTTCTTTTTCCTTCatcgttttttgtttgttttggccTTGTTCCGGTGTTTCTTATTTTTAGCGGGCCCTTTTTCCTTGtatcttgttttgttatttgttcaTCAAGATACTACAGAACAACACAGACGTATATTTCAGCAAATCGATATTGTCATGTTAAGTAGTTCTTTTATTGAAGTTTTGACAGGGTTTCATTTTATCATGTTGCCATATGTTATTAGGTA is from Apostichopus japonicus isolate 1M-3 chromosome 16, ASM3797524v1, whole genome shotgun sequence and encodes:
- the LOC139983138 gene encoding uncharacterized protein isoform X1; this encodes MASSRSQYTDTLQKVSNVLTENNVKDLGFLCDGPSLVKGVTNANELFEVMQDQELLSERNVNVLIDWLDELGISKASKFLKDYNKLHVTETIDSTMTSSRSQYTDTLQKVSNVLTEKNVKDLGFLCDGPSLVKGVTNANELFEVMQDQDLLSERKVNVLIDWLDELELSKASKFLKDYKTLHVTEYRSSCHIHEDQTMTHFCVKCNTKVCPECYAIEHNKHDKLIAGNPTEIESIKENPKSVENLVNKRKNITDEYGEDIPSLIRKDCLDLMENISKCKRDLIAEVDRKELSDKKRMMKTKRDVQVLEEELEHLGKLNDLTAKSTLQELQTINAAMKQTIYFKKQLDRHSVLLDIISDDLLYRKIPNDGLFGTIAESTLVGTTTVAATLLLHMHDERHLNGNVLLVFVDLNDTSNERFKHHVKIANRCNPVVMSNIGMYYEGRSHQLFAVGNTVFIVHPQWTGSLYDSVGSVSSLMIDDLPEGSWITSLTAHYPGTGSYKEFVISVDSDCILREYNVSGSRTRTIDATQFLPCNKISKVAYFMTFFAIIVQGVNDVIMISTEGAVHALGSLKPKNTVLHMVPINIVWTGVHFLVLYISKGEENKWKVVSYYLDLGTIVDKLGDEGTSDNPKDVAVNVTRCSTHGYVSFANCTTRKFQYPSRSVAGGTDYLSVLNSLLGYS
- the LOC139983138 gene encoding uncharacterized protein isoform X3 — its product is MASSRSQYTDTLQKVSNVLTENNVKDLGFLCDGPSLVKGVTNANELFEVMQDQELLSERNVNVLIDWLDELGISKASKFLKDYNKLHVTEYRSSCHIHEDQTMTHFCVKCNTKVCPECYAIEHNKHDKLIAGNPTEIESIKENPKSVENLVNKRKNITDEYGEDIPSLIRKDCLDLMENISKCKRDLIAEVDRKELSDKKRMMKTKRDVQVLEEELEHLGKLNDLTAKSTLQELQTINAAMKQTIYFKKQLDRHSVLLDIISDDLLYRKIPNDGLFGTIAESTLVGTTTVAATLLLHMHDERHLNGNVLLVFVDLNDTSNERFKHHVKIANRCNPVVMSNIGMYYEGRSHQLFAVGNTVFIVHPQWTGSLYDSVGSVSSLMIDDLPEGSWITSLTAHYPGTGSYKEFVISVDSDCILREYNVSGSRTRTIDATQFLPCNKISKVAYFMTFFAIIVQGVNDVIMISTEGAVHALGSLKPKNTVLHMVPINIVWTGVHFLVLYISKGEENKWKVVSYYLDLGTIVDKLGDEGTSDNPKDVAVNVTRCSTHGYVSFANCTTRKFQYPSRSVAGGTDYLSVLNSLLGYS
- the LOC139983138 gene encoding uncharacterized protein isoform X2 — protein: MTSSRSQYTDTLQKVSNVLTEKNVKDLGFLCDGPSLVKGVTNANELFEVMQDQDLLSERKVNVLIDWLDELELSKASKFLKDYKTLHVTEYRSSCHIHEDQTMTHFCVKCNTKVCPECYAIEHNKHDKLIAGNPTEIESIKENPKSVENLVNKRKNITDEYGEDIPSLIRKDCLDLMENISKCKRDLIAEVDRKELSDKKRMMKTKRDVQVLEEELEHLGKLNDLTAKSTLQELQTINAAMKQTIYFKKQLDRHSVLLDIISDDLLYRKIPNDGLFGTIAESTLVGTTTVAATLLLHMHDERHLNGNVLLVFVDLNDTSNERFKHHVKIANRCNPVVMSNIGMYYEGRSHQLFAVGNTVFIVHPQWTGSLYDSVGSVSSLMIDDLPEGSWITSLTAHYPGTGSYKEFVISVDSDCILREYNVSGSRTRTIDATQFLPCNKISKVAYFMTFFAIIVQGVNDVIMISTEGAVHALGSLKPKNTVLHMVPINIVWTGVHFLVLYISKGEENKWKVVSYYLDLGTIVDKLGDEGTSDNPKDVAVNVTRCSTHGYVSFANCTTRKFQYPSRSVAGGTDYLSVLNSLLGYS